In a single window of the Balaenoptera acutorostrata chromosome 3, mBalAcu1.1, whole genome shotgun sequence genome:
- the LBHD2 gene encoding LBH domain-containing protein 2, giving the protein MSAPQPAVPELSPAEEAGGLAGKAMVGARAKGPRMGQRLPSIVVEPSEAGAVESGELRWPPEGAQRGSAQSQAAAASSPRLPGAPGNVPDDTGNKWASSEDQCPCTQ; this is encoded by the exons ATGAGTGCCCCCCAGCCCGCCGTGCCAGAGCTGAGCCCAGCTGAGGAGGCTGGAGGCCTGGCAGGAAAG GCCATGGTGGGTGCCCGGGCGAAGGGCCCTCGGATGGGCCAGCGGCTGCCCTCAATCGTGGTGGAGCCCAGCGAGGCAGGTGCCGTGGAGAGTGGGGAGCTGCGTTGGCCTCCGGAGGGCGCCCAGAGGGGGTCCGCCCAGAGCCAGGCTGCTGCCG CCTCCTCACCGCGTCTGCCGGGAGCACCAGGGAACGTCCCAGACGACACTGGCAACAAGTGGGCCAGCTCTGAGGACCAGTGCCCCTGCACCCAGTGA